TCTCCTGAAAAAAAGATCCCATTCTAAGTCCGTGCTATGCTTTTTTTTTCGAGACTGTTACTGGTTTCCAGATCACCCCCTGTTTATACCTCCAAACCTTTCTTGATTACGAATTGCATAACCCATCAAACGCCCCTGCTCCTTActgccaagaagatcctccaTACGGTGTTGTTCCGTAAGCTGTCATGCCACCTCCGTACGCCGTCTGGGCGCCACCACCACCGTAAGGCGTAGTGTACCCTCCATCCTGCCAAGGTGTGGTACCGCCGTCCATGTTCATATCGGGACTTCGAGGACCATCAAACTCAGCTTCGTCACCGCCATACTTCCGAGGGTCTAGgcccttgagaagaccaCCGATCTTTTGTTGCAAAACTCTAATACCGTTTTGCACGATTTGGTCAGGTTCCATGCTCCCTGACGTTTCAACCTCGAAGTAGAACCTGTTTGGAACTGCATCGTAGTCGAAAGGTTCgccttcttgaggaggcTCTTCCCACTCAGCATATTTGCTCTTGGGCCTGGAGTACGCCGTTAGCCATAGCCTCAACACTTGTTCATAGAACTCACCATTCAACAGCAGGGTCTGTGTCGTTTTCGAACCACCAGTCAATGTGGTGGAGCTTGTTATGAGGATCATACTCAAAGCCGACTGCAGATGTAGGCATCCACTTGGCGTGCTCCTTTGCGAttcccttcttggcaatgCAGCTAATCTTCAACTCTTGGCCCTTGCGCAGCTTCGCGATCAAGCAGCCGTAACCCTCTGGATCTGTGATCACGGGGCTTCCCACTCCATTCATATGACGGCCATCCACCACCAGATCCCGCGCATACACCTTCATAATCTCGTCGGACGTGCACTTCGCGTGCAGTGTCAAAGTGACGCTGCATTGTTCGCAGTACTGCTCGCAGTCGCAGTCTCGTGAGTAGTTGAGCTCGTCAACTCCTTTTGAGTCGAGAGGAATCAGACCCAGGCGATGGGCGATGAACTCGTCGGCCAGCACGGAGCTGTTtgtctcgatctcgaccAGATCAATGGCGATCGTGGGCACTTCTGCCTGGATGATTCGCCGCACGGCATTGGCGAAAGCAAGGTTCGTCTTTGATAGCTCGAAATCGACGTGGGTGTGGTCGGCCTGAGTCGCATCAAATCACATCAGTTGAGTGTCCCCCGAAAGAGAAAAGGGTTCGGGAGCCTCCTCGTACCGCAGAGATCTTCACTTGGGGCTGCTCTGGCTCcccatccatcaccatcggGTCGTaatccattccatccatATTTGCAAGCGTTGCGCGCCTGAAAGAATCAACTAGCAAGGTAGGCGCAGTATGGCGAGTAGCAAAAACCGTTATTGAAAGGTCGATGTGCGGGAAGGAAAAGGATTGGAAACTGCGGGGATCAAGAGGTGAAGGTGTAAATGGAATAAAGAGGGTGAGTTTTCGCAACAATGCGAACTGAGGCCCTGACTTTAGACGTGCATACCTATGCGACCTGCTGGTGTACCTGGCTCGTGCCCGGAACATTAGTAATCCCGCTCTTATCGTCCCATTTGACAGGGGTGCTTCAGCGATAACAGAAAAAAAATATCCATTGCTTCAGTCCCCGCCAAAATTGCCAGCCTCGAGAACAGCTACAGTCAATAAATTCAACTCTGCAGGGCCATTCGacatgaagatcaaggccctcaGCCGCCCCGTGTCGGCTCAACAAGCAGCCGGCTCAGATGTTACAAAGCAACCACGAAACCTCGATTCCGCCCTCCATCCTTTTGAGCGCGCACGCGAGTACCAGCGAGCCCTCAATGCCGTCAAGCTCGAGCGAATGCATGCGCAGCCTTTCGTAGGCCAGCTAGGACGAGGTCATGTCGACGGTGTCTATTCTATCGCCAAGGATCCCAACTCTCTTGAGCACTTTGCAAGTGGTAGTGGTGACGGTGTGGTCAAGGTTTGGGACCTAGCCGATAGAGACGAGATATGGCATGCGACAGCTCATGAGAATATCGTCAAGGGTCTAGAATGGACCCGCGATCAAAAGCTCTTGACTTGTGCAGCCGATAAAACGATCAAGCTGTTTGATCCTTATAACACACCTAGCGAAGCGGCTCCTatatcatcatggcttggaAACGGTGCCTTTACCAGCTTGTCGCATCATCGCTCCAAGAACTcgtttgctgctgcttccagTGTGATCAACATTTACGATCTCGAACGTCACACCGCTGCGCCTGAAATTCTCAAGTGGCCTACATCTAtcgacaccatcaccgacgTTGCCTTCAACTACGTCGAGACCTCAATCTTGGGATCATGCTCCAACGACCGCTCCATCGTCATTTACGACCTTCGCACATCTACACCTGTCACAAAGACCGTCCTCAAGTTCGCCAGCAACCGCCTGTCTTGGTCCCCTATGGAGGCTTTCAACctggctgctgcttctgaagacCACAACATCTACCTCTTCGACATGCGCAAGTTTGACCGTGCTCTCAACGTTCTCAAGGATCACGTCGCCGCCGTTATGGATGTCGAGTGGTCTCCCACAGGTGAAGAGCTTGTATCCGCATCTTGGGACCGAACAGTTCGCCTCTGGAACCGGGACCGCGGTCACTCGCGAGATATCTACCACACCAAGCGCATGCAGCGTGTTACAGCAGCAAGCTGGACCCCTGATGCGCGATACATTCTCTCCGGATCTGACGATGGTAACGTTCGACTCTGGCGCGCTAACGCCTCTCGTCGCGAAGGCGTCAAGTCCgctcgtcaacgacaagcCCTGGAGTACAACGAAGCTCTTATCGAGCGTTACCAGCACATGCCTGAAGTTCGCCGCATTCACCGTCACCGTCATGTGCCTAAGGTCCTCAAGAAAGCCGGTGAGATtaaggctgaggaacttAAGAGCATTAAGCGCCGTGAGGAGAATGAGCGTCGTCATACTAAGAAGCAATTCGAGAGACGCAGGGgggagagagaaaagatgaTTCTGGCGAGAGAGAAGTAAGGGGAGTGCAAAAAGTTTTACACTACAGTTGCAGCAATGAGAAAAGTTCAGTGGGATTACAAAGGCACGGAAGGGCATTGCAAGGCGTTCAGGTCGTCTATTCATGGGTAATCTAGATGACTTTATTGAAGAATATACCATTCGTATTCATAGACAAACCTCAGTGCAAGATGTCAGACGTTTGACTTCGATTTGATTTAAGCCAGACATCAAGTCGGCAACAGACTGGAGGAATATACATGTGTAAACGTGAATTTCTTGCAACTATCAGATCTAGACAGTAAAAGATCCCTTTCGAGCAAGCACTCAAAGCTTTAAAGTTTCCCATGAGCGGCATATCCGTCGGCGTGAGCGTCGTGCTGCGTATCTATCCATCCCATTCCAAATCCCATCTGAGAatctctcttcattccttcTTTGCCTGCGGCAAGGAGACAATAGGGATAAAACACAACACGTAACACCGTAGGCCGAGACCGATACCTTCCAAACATAGGCTGGTACGTGACTCGACCAAAACCGCCCAAATCCATACAGTCTCGATCATCTCAATATGAGGAGAAACCTTACTCCCAAAACGCCTAAATGAAATAACCGATGCGAATAATTGCGTCGCAACATCGGAGGTATCTCTCTTTATCAATTGAACGGAAAACGCCAGCCCTtcctttgttgttttgtgtATAATGCCATTCCGTTCCATTGATAGTGTGGAAAGTCCCTCTTTTTGCGCGTCATTCGTATAATATCATGCCCCCGCTATAACGCCAAAGGAAAAAAAAGTACATGGAGGAAATGCCAAATCGTAGTATATATGATGTACAAGCCGGATGGTTCCGGCAAACAGCCGGAAACGATTAATGCTgtggcttgatgatgctgttgcgGGCCGTCTTGGTAGGCTTGTAGTTGGGGAGCTCGTCAAACCAGCCCTGGTCCTCGTTGTATCGGTAAGCATGGAAGTCAAGGCCGTAAGGCTTGGGCTCAATAGAGTAGAGCATGCCAAGGGGAATGTCCATGTCTGTGATGTCCGCCAGGGACAGGTCCATGAAATAGGCCATCAGGACTCTACACACAGAGCGATGTCCAATGATAAGAAGGTGGTCTTCAATACGCTCAACCTCTCGAACCATGTCGCGCAGACGGCTCACAACCTGCAGATAACCTTCACCGCCAACTCCAGGATAGATGTAGTTGAGCTTGTCCTGTGCCCGCTTGGCGAATTCCTCGGGCTCCTTCTGTGCGATTTCGGCGTATGTCATACCTTCGAACTGGCCCGAGTTCATTTCATTGAGCATTTCCCAGTTTTTCACATCGTAATCATCGTCGGCCTCGAAATACTCAGCTGTGTCCACGCTGCGATCGAGCATCGAAGTCCAGACACAAAAGTTCTTGTCCTCGATCTCCCGGTACATCTCAGGGTAGGGAGGTGTGTTATCACCGGGTACGGGAGGGAAAGTAGCCTGagctttcttgctcttctgttCAATAAGCCAGTGCTTGCGCTGGTAAGTGATGAAGTTGTGAAGAGCTTGGCCGTAGCAATGGCCGCGTTCGGTAAGTGGTGAGTTTCCACCCAATCTTCCAAGCTCGTTATCGACACTCTGGCCATGTCGGGTAATCCAGATCTGTCGAGGGGCAAGATTGAAGCTAGCGAGGTAAGTGCTAATACCACTGCTGAGGAAACCCTTGAGACGGTGTTGGATCAATTTTCGAccaacatcaatcatctATAATTTGGTCAGCTACTGGTGGTCAAAATCGTGGTGAATTCCACAAACCTGAATGTATTGCAAGTCGTGCTTTTCCTCATATTCACCAAGAGGAACATACGCACTCTCGTATGCAGCGACTCGCTTCTTGAAATCTTCCAGTGATTTTTGAGGATCCTTGTCACGATAGTCAGGACCAGACAGTTTCAGACGCATATTCGCCTCGAGGAGAGTAGGGTCTTGACAGATACTCTCAATGAAAAGAATACCCAGCTTAGGCTCCCTCTGCTTGATGCggttggtgatgttcttTCTTCGCTCGATAGTGCTGTTCGTAGCATCAAGAATGCCGACAGCGCCACCTCCATCGAGAAGGTAGTCCAGCAGCTCGTCCAAAGTAACCATAGCACACTGCTCACGCATGGCCGCGGCAGTTTGgttcttgggatcaaagAATGTAGCGGACTGATCCACCTCGGATTGAGCGGCATCGTTCAAATCAAGCTTCTCCGGCTCAGCCTGCTCGGGACCAAACGGTGCCGGGTTACCATTTAGCAAAATGGAGGCCGCATGCACAGGAGGATCCATGTGTTCCGGCTCAGGCTGCAACTTTGGGTGGACAGAAACTCTGCGCCCGGCAGCTACACGTCTTCGGTTTCCGACATTGAAGATGCGAGAATcatgctgctgccaagaaaGATACCtttgaagcttcttggtgatgtaaGACTTTCCTCGGGCCGGCAAGCCAACCATGACAATAACAAGCTTTGCGGCAACATCACGAGAAGGAATTCTTCCATCAGGCGAGACTCTTGACCGGGTCATGCCCGGGATGTTGAGCGTTGTCGCATGTGGCCGGACTCGTGGTGTTTGATGTCCAGAATTCTGTCGTAGCGGGGGACTATTTCCATACGTCAATTGAGGGGTTCTGAAAGCGGGATCGCCAGTACTAAAAGGGCCGAAGGTGGTGGATATGTGGTTCGCGACCCCAACTgtggaaaaaaaaaaacagaaAAAATGACGGCACTTACATGCGTGGCGAGCTCGGCGCTGTTGAAGTGACGCTTCGCGCATATGTGGGGGTTTCGGTCAAATCGTTGAGCGATCGCAGCGCCACAGCCAACGAGGAAGGTGCAtttgctggaggaggaagatggtcaTGGTCACCATCTGCTGGTGGAGGAAGAACCGCGTAGTTATTTGGATTGTTTGGATTCGAGGAAGGATCTGGAGTTGGGTTTGACGTCGGATTCGATTTAGGATTCGATGTAGGTGGTAGAGAATCTGAGGATGTCTGTTGCGCTGGGAGCGCTGGCGAGGGAGGTGATACGCCGAGAAGGTTATGCATCACAGATTTTAACAGTCCGGACTGTTTTGATTGTCGGCGACCTGCGTCTAAATTTTAGATACGTCGATGGTTGATTGTTTGGTGTCTCGGAGTGCTAGGTGCGATCGCGTAGGTGTAAGGGGCTCAAGTTATGATAAACGGAATTGGAACAATTTGATTTGatcaaaaacaacaacaaggtAGCAATGGGTGTCGAAGATCTTTTTGGAGATTCAGAGtttgaatgagaagaagaaaagcaacaagaaagATTGGATGTGTAGCAGCAGTTGAATGGCTAATAAAGCATGAGAGAATGGCAGGGCAGATACGTAGTCATtgttggaagaagctgtcaagaaacaaggcaaggacaaggaaacCACGGCCATGTACGTACCTGCAGGGGCCACCGGAATCGCTGAAGGCATCTGAGTAACGAGGGAGACTAAACTCCAAATCGAGCAATTGGCGACAGGCTCTGACTCTTCAAGGAACACGTCGACCAATAAACAATAGAAATCGCCCCAGCGAGGTCCGGCGTAGTGGTCCACAGGGGCTCCTCAGTGGACTTTGGTGTGTGTTTCCTTTGAGGGAGGGgtccctcttcctccgctgttgtatgtacCTTTTAGTGGCGTCAATCTGTCGGGGTGCTCGGGGCGTCCACTAGCTTCGctgtcttgacctttgaccGGAGGTGAGTCtgagtcgagtcgagtcttggtgaggtgaggtgaaCTGAAAGGATGGATGGCAGGTAGAGATGGAGGGCCCTCCACCAGGTCGCACGCAGACCAGTCCCAGTGCAGTTGGAGGCTGACTTGGAGGTCTTGGGGGTGTCGTCGTTGGTGGGCTCGGTGGTGCCGTGCCGCGACTAGCAGTGGGGAAGAATGCAGGACCCTAAAAAGTTGCGGTAGTGGCGCTGGCTGTTGCTCGCTGGCTTCTTCACAGGCTTAGCCTAAGCTAATGTCGTCCAGGTTCAGGTAAGGTTGGCTTGGAGTGAGAGTGGAGGGTCGAGGGTCTAATCCCGCGGGAACTTGTTGAATCGATGGATGCTGGGTGGATGGTTTGTTTTTGTAAGAGCCCAGGCCCTGATGGGATAAAATGAAGTTGAGGTCTGGCTTGATAGAGATCTTTCCTTttttggagttgttgagtttgagcCCTTGCCCTACTGTTTTTTTCCAgtcttttggtgtttggtgTCAATGAGTCGATAAACTCCGTGTGTTGTGACGTTCTGTGTTGTTAttgtgctgtgctgtatgCCTCGCCTTCCTATAATCTGAGCTGAGGCTTGTTACTTCGTGTGCTTGGCGCAGTCCGTTTTTTCCTGTCTTTTTGCTGGTTGTGTCTGTCTGTTATACGTCACCCAGAATAGGCTGTGCCCATTAGAGGGTCTGCAGATCGAAACGCAGCAGGTTGCAATTATTATACTGGTAGCCTCGAAA
This genomic interval from Fusarium verticillioides 7600 chromosome 1, whole genome shotgun sequence contains the following:
- a CDS encoding DNA-directed RNA polymerase II subunit RPB3, whose product is MFRARARYTSRSHRYARLKSGPQFALLRKLTLFIPFTPSPLDPRSFQSFSFPHIDLSITVFATRHTAPTLLVDSFRRATLANMDGMDYDPMVMDGEPEQPQVKISAADHTHVDFELSKTNLAFANAVRRIIQAEVPTIAIDLVEIETNSSVLADEFIAHRLGLIPLDSKGVDELNYSRDCDCEQYCEQCSVTLTLHAKCTSDEIMKVYARDLVVDGRHMNGVGSPVITDPEGYGCLIAKLRKGQELKISCIAKKGIAKEHAKWMPTSAVGFEYDPHNKLHHIDWWFENDTDPAVEWPKSKYAEWEEPPQEGEPFDYDAVPNRFYFEVETSGSMEPDQIVQNGIRVLQQKIGGLLKGLDPRKYGGDEAEFDGPRSPDMNMDGGTTPWQDGGYTTPYGGGGAQTAYGGGMTAYGTTPYGGSSWQ
- a CDS encoding 6-phosphofructo-2-kinase; amino-acid sequence: MHNLLGVSPPSPALPAQQTSSDSLPPTSNPKSNPTSNPTPDPSSNPNNPNNYAVLPPPADGDHDHLPPPANAPSSLAVALRSLNDLTETPTYARSVTSTAPSSPRIPPLRQNSGHQTPRVRPHATTLNIPGMTRSRVSPDGRIPSRDVAAKLVIVMVGLPARGKSYITKKLQRYLSWQQHDSRIFNVGNRRRVAAGRRVSVHPKLQPEPEHMDPPVHAASILLNGNPAPFGPEQAEPEKLDLNDAAQSEVDQSATFFDPKNQTAAAMREQCAMVTLDELLDYLLDGGGAVGILDATNSTIERRKNITNRIKQREPKLGILFIESICQDPTLLEANMRLKLSGPDYRDKDPQKSLEDFKKRVAAYESAYVPLGEYEEKHDLQYIQMIDVGRKLIQHRLKGFLSSGISTYLASFNLAPRQIWITRHGQSVDNELGRLGGNSPLTERGHCYGQALHNFITYQRKHWLIEQKSKKAQATFPPVPGDNTPPYPEMYREIEDKNFCVWTSMLDRSVDTAEYFEADDDYDVKNWEMLNEMNSGQFEGMTYAEIAQKEPEEFAKRAQDKLNYIYPGVGGEGYLQVVSRLRDMVREVERIEDHLLIIGHRSVCRVLMAYFMDLSLADITDMDIPLGMLYSIEPKPYGLDFHAYRYNEDQGWFDELPNYKPTKTARNSIIKPQH
- a CDS encoding 6-phosphofructo-2-kinase, which produces MPSAIPVAPAGRRQSKQSGLLKSVMHNLLGVSPPSPALPAQQTSSDSLPPTSNPKSNPTSNPTPDPSSNPNNPNNYAVLPPPADGDHDHLPPPANAPSSLAVALRSLNDLTETPTYARSVTSTAPSSPRIPPLRQNSGHQTPRVRPHATTLNIPGMTRSRVSPDGRIPSRDVAAKLVIVMVGLPARGKSYITKKLQRYLSWQQHDSRIFNVGNRRRVAAGRRVSVHPKLQPEPEHMDPPVHAASILLNGNPAPFGPEQAEPEKLDLNDAAQSEVDQSATFFDPKNQTAAAMREQCAMVTLDELLDYLLDGGGAVGILDATNSTIERRKNITNRIKQREPKLGILFIESICQDPTLLEANMRLKLSGPDYRDKDPQKSLEDFKKRVAAYESAYVPLGEYEEKHDLQYIQMIDVGRKLIQHRLKGFLSSGISTYLASFNLAPRQIWITRHGQSVDNELGRLGGNSPLTERGHCYGQALHNFITYQRKHWLIEQKSKKAQATFPPVPGDNTPPYPEMYREIEDKNFCVWTSMLDRSVDTAEYFEADDDYDVKNWEMLNEMNSGQFEGMTYAEIAQKEPEEFAKRAQDKLNYIYPGVGGEGYLQVVSRLRDMVREVERIEDHLLIIGHRSVCRVLMAYFMDLSLADITDMDIPLGMLYSIEPKPYGLDFHAYRYNEDQGWFDELPNYKPTKTARNSIIKPQH